A single Arcobacter sp. FWKO B DNA region contains:
- a CDS encoding L-aspartate oxidase: MIYDVIVVGSGISGLMSAIEAKKNGSKVAIVTKNNPLKSNSFMASGGINAVLSTQSKELDSHIEDTVKGSRGLSDVKTIEYMCTNAKRIIYKLKSYGVQFDSDTNDNPKQRPFGGGSIQRTCFVGDKTGSAIISSLLKEAKHLGIEFLTNNFALRIITHQNQVSALAVLRKADSNVVLYPTKAIILAGGGYAGIYKGHTTNAPDCTGDTLALALKAGIRVVDMEFVQFHPTGFEKSGYLVSEAARGEGGYLVNSDGERFVDELATRDVVAIEIYKQIKNKKRVFIDLRHLSSEQIEQRLPSLYKSAHIQSGVDIKTELLPIKPVAHYTMGGIEANMVDTEISGLFVCGENSLNMIHGANRLGGNSLLEGAVFGELAGVKASMLAKKTDLLPIDYNQVIPDIRMIDRLFEGESTKNFNALRTSLGNVMFDKVGIIRDYKSLYEALDYVKYLSTQSAQLYTVDKSKSNNVEVSSILELKNALLISEAVILSAIKREESRGSHQRDDFKELDTKLNKHISIRLVGGKLLKEEFKVNNVFYNILQKVRGLIINK; the protein is encoded by the coding sequence ATGATTTATGATGTAATAGTAGTAGGAAGTGGAATATCTGGACTAATGTCAGCTATAGAAGCCAAAAAAAATGGTTCAAAAGTAGCAATAGTAACCAAAAATAATCCACTCAAATCAAACTCATTTATGGCAAGTGGTGGGATAAATGCAGTATTATCAACCCAAAGCAAAGAGCTTGATTCTCATATCGAAGATACCGTCAAAGGCTCAAGAGGTTTAAGCGATGTCAAAACAATAGAATATATGTGTACTAATGCAAAAAGAATTATATACAAACTCAAAAGCTATGGTGTGCAGTTTGATAGTGATACAAACGATAATCCAAAACAAAGACCTTTTGGTGGAGGAAGTATCCAAAGAACTTGTTTTGTGGGCGATAAAACAGGAAGTGCTATCATATCATCACTTTTGAAAGAGGCAAAACACTTAGGTATAGAATTCTTGACCAATAATTTTGCTCTTAGAATCATCACTCACCAAAACCAAGTATCAGCACTTGCAGTACTACGCAAAGCAGATAGTAATGTGGTTTTATACCCTACAAAAGCTATTATTTTAGCTGGTGGTGGATACGCAGGTATTTACAAAGGACATACTACAAATGCCCCTGATTGCACAGGAGATACTTTGGCATTGGCTCTAAAAGCAGGGATAAGAGTGGTTGATATGGAGTTTGTTCAGTTTCACCCAACAGGCTTTGAAAAAAGTGGCTATTTAGTGAGTGAAGCAGCAAGAGGTGAGGGTGGATACCTTGTCAATAGTGATGGTGAGAGATTTGTAGATGAGCTTGCCACTAGAGATGTGGTAGCTATAGAAATATACAAACAAATCAAAAACAAAAAAAGAGTATTTATAGACCTAAGACACCTAAGCAGTGAACAAATAGAACAAAGACTTCCAAGTCTATACAAATCAGCTCATATTCAATCAGGTGTGGACATCAAAACAGAGCTTTTACCTATCAAACCAGTGGCACATTATACTATGGGTGGTATTGAGGCTAATATGGTGGATACTGAAATATCAGGACTTTTTGTATGTGGTGAAAATAGTTTAAATATGATTCACGGTGCAAACCGCCTTGGTGGAAACTCTTTACTTGAGGGGGCAGTTTTTGGTGAACTTGCAGGTGTAAAAGCTTCAATGCTAGCTAAAAAAACAGATTTACTTCCAATAGATTACAATCAAGTTATACCTGATATTAGGATGATAGATAGATTGTTTGAAGGTGAAAGTACCAAAAACTTCAATGCCCTTCGTACAAGCCTTGGAAATGTGATGTTTGATAAAGTGGGAATAATAAGAGATTATAAGAGTTTGTATGAAGCACTAGATTATGTCAAATATCTAAGCACCCAATCAGCCCAACTTTACACAGTAGATAAATCCAAATCAAACAATGTAGAAGTAAGTTCTATTTTGGAGCTAAAAAATGCGTTGCTTATATCTGAAGCTGTGATACTTAGTGCAATAAAAAGGGAAGAATCAAGAGGAAGCCACCAAAGAGATGATTTCAAAGAACTTGATACAAAGCTCAACAAACACATATCTATAAGACTCGTAGGTGGCAAACTCCTAAAAGAAGAGTTCAAGGTAAACAATGTGTTTTATAATATATTACAAAAGGTTAGAGGGCTTATTATCAATAAATAA
- the nifT gene encoding putative nitrogen fixation protein NifT, whose protein sequence is MAKVMLRENEGKIYFYIAKKDMEEIIDTIEFESDEKWGGEVELSNGESWWIEPGAKNLPKEAVCKKLS, encoded by the coding sequence ATGGCAAAAGTAATGTTAAGAGAAAATGAAGGCAAAATCTACTTTTATATAGCAAAAAAAGATATGGAAGAGATAATCGATACTATAGAGTTTGAGTCTGATGAAAAATGGGGTGGCGAAGTAGAGCTTAGCAACGGTGAGAGCTGGTGGATAGAGCCAGGGGCAAAAAATCTTCCAAAAGAGGCAGTGTGCAAAAAGCTTTCATAA
- a CDS encoding GNAT family N-acetyltransferase, producing MQKAFIKKATYKEIPYIAELLVELFSIEKDFTIDKHRHINALKILLDEPLAIAIVAVIDEQIVGFASMQRVISTATGGYSGLIEDVIIKNDFRSHGIGNMLIDRLINEAKKLSYKRVQLLCDMSNHNAQQFYFKKSFVQSSMQGYYLTLP from the coding sequence GTGCAAAAAGCTTTCATAAAAAAAGCAACATACAAAGAGATACCTTATATTGCCGAATTATTAGTAGAATTATTTTCGATAGAAAAAGATTTTACTATAGATAAACATCGTCATATAAATGCACTAAAAATACTCCTTGATGAGCCTTTGGCTATAGCTATAGTTGCAGTAATTGATGAACAAATAGTTGGCTTTGCATCTATGCAAAGAGTCATATCTACAGCAACAGGTGGATATAGTGGGCTGATTGAAGATGTGATTATCAAAAATGATTTCAGGTCACACGGTATCGGAAATATGCTTATTGATAGGTTGATTAATGAAGCAAAAAAACTCTCATACAAAAGAGTTCAACTCCTATGTGATATGTCCAACCACAACGCCCAACAATTCTACTTCAAAAAATCTTTTGTCCAAAGTTCTATGCAAGGATATTATTTAACCCTCCCATAA
- a CDS encoding S1 RNA-binding domain-containing protein — protein sequence MNKNLEIGHINRLKIYRRTDNGYYLQALNEEEVLMPNQYIEYDMNEDDEIDVFVYTDSEDRLVAVTRYPKAIVGEFGYFEVVDVAPFGAFVDWGLPKDLFVPKSMQKIPFKVGMKTVLMVCIDEETGRIVGNHKYAKLLNKDIKELVKGQEINFIVYKQTELGYKVIVNNQFDGLLFSSDVFEHIEIGDIKKGYIKNIREDGKIDISLRPAGEANENLACDKIIEVLKSNDGTLNFTYKSTPEQIKDTFGLSRKIFKKALTSLSESGKINISESGISLK from the coding sequence TTGAATAAAAATTTAGAAATAGGGCATATCAATAGGCTAAAAATATATAGAAGAACAGATAATGGATACTATCTACAAGCACTAAACGAAGAAGAAGTGTTGATGCCAAATCAATACATTGAATATGATATGAATGAAGATGATGAGATAGATGTATTTGTATATACAGATTCAGAAGACAGATTGGTTGCCGTAACCAGATATCCAAAAGCAATAGTTGGGGAATTTGGATATTTTGAAGTAGTTGATGTTGCCCCTTTTGGAGCTTTTGTGGATTGGGGGCTGCCAAAAGATTTATTTGTACCAAAATCAATGCAAAAAATTCCTTTTAAAGTAGGAATGAAAACTGTTCTTATGGTTTGTATTGACGAAGAAACTGGTCGAATAGTTGGAAATCATAAATATGCAAAACTTTTAAATAAAGATATAAAAGAGCTTGTAAAAGGTCAGGAAATAAATTTTATAGTATATAAACAAACTGAACTTGGATATAAAGTAATCGTCAATAATCAATTTGATGGGTTGTTGTTTTCTAGTGATGTTTTTGAGCATATAGAAATTGGTGATATTAAAAAAGGATACATAAAAAATATTAGAGAAGATGGCAAAATTGATATTTCTCTTAGACCAGCAGGTGAAGCAAATGAAAACCTTGCATGTGACAAAATCATAGAAGTCTTAAAGTCAAATGATGGCACTTTAAACTTTACATATAAAAGCACACCAGAACAAATAAAAGATACTTTTGGGCTAAGTCGTAAGATTTTTAAAAAAGCACTTACATCTCTAAGCGAAAGCGGAAAAATCAATATAAGCGAAAGTGGGATAAGCTTAAAATGA
- a CDS encoding EI24 domain-containing protein, producing MSEVIAKSFKDFLSPRIFMTSISSLGITIFIVLLSLYFAFDGFSAIKNEIMLVFKEGHWLFFEDFKDSFIVDFLIKHAIFSIMLNFLFILGFGLVIYYIFFMIYSFVIGFFSGVVIDDIKQKYYADIELNGLSISATIWFYIKTIFIAVVLFLLLLPFYFIPVLNLLIFLPMYYFFHKTLVYDVSSIINTKDEYKSIIQTNWIGLKIKTFLCFMIALIPIIGIILYPFYIVYISHFIFEQTKLLRQPI from the coding sequence ATGAGTGAAGTCATAGCAAAGTCATTTAAAGATTTTTTATCTCCTAGAATTTTTATGACAAGCATTAGTAGTTTGGGTATTACTATTTTTATTGTATTATTATCTTTATACTTTGCTTTTGATGGATTCAGTGCTATTAAAAATGAAATTATGCTTGTATTTAAAGAGGGGCATTGGCTCTTTTTTGAAGACTTTAAAGATAGTTTTATTGTTGATTTTTTAATCAAGCATGCCATATTTTCTATAATGTTAAATTTTTTATTTATACTAGGATTTGGGCTTGTTATATATTATATTTTTTTTATGATTTATTCTTTTGTGATAGGATTTTTTAGTGGAGTTGTTATTGATGATATTAAACAAAAATACTATGCAGACATAGAACTAAATGGATTAAGTATTAGTGCTACTATTTGGTTTTATATAAAAACTATTTTTATTGCTGTGGTTTTGTTTTTACTATTGCTACCTTTTTATTTTATTCCTGTTTTAAATCTCTTAATTTTTTTGCCAATGTATTACTTTTTTCATAAGACTTTAGTTTATGATGTAAGTAGTATTATTAATACCAAAGATGAGTATAAAAGTATTATTCAAACCAATTGGATAGGGCTAAAAATAAAAACTTTTCTTTGTTTTATGATTGCTCTTATTCCTATTATTGGCATAATACTTTATCCTTTTTATATAGTATATATTAGTCATTTTATTTTTGAGCAAACAAAATTATTGAGGCAACCTATTTGA
- a CDS encoding HAD family hydrolase translates to MKKYLLFDNDGVLVDTEMWYYEANCMALGELGFGLPFEKYMYMMAHGTTVWEEPLRQGISQSIIDKAREKRNTYYQQFIQTKDLIIDGVEDTLKELSYKYKMAIVTTSRRVDFELIHSRTNLLKYMDFVLCEEDYPRAKPYPDPYLKAIEIFGCKKNEALVIEDSQRGLSAAVSANIECVTVKNEFTQTHDFSKSTYKIDSIKELTKLLEEMN, encoded by the coding sequence TTGAAAAAATATTTATTATTTGACAATGATGGTGTTTTAGTTGATACTGAAATGTGGTATTATGAGGCAAATTGTATGGCATTAGGTGAGCTTGGCTTTGGATTGCCGTTTGAAAAATATATGTATATGATGGCACACGGTACTACTGTGTGGGAAGAACCCTTAAGACAAGGGATTTCGCAAAGTATCATAGATAAGGCTAGAGAAAAAAGAAATACATATTATCAGCAATTTATCCAAACAAAAGATTTAATAATAGACGGAGTAGAAGATACTCTAAAAGAGTTATCATATAAATATAAGATGGCAATAGTTACCACATCAAGAAGAGTTGATTTTGAGCTAATTCATTCAAGAACTAATCTTCTAAAATATATGGATTTTGTATTGTGTGAAGAGGATTATCCAAGAGCAAAGCCGTATCCAGACCCATACTTAAAAGCTATAGAAATTTTTGGTTGTAAAAAAAATGAAGCTTTAGTTATCGAAGATTCACAAAGAGGGCTTAGTGCAGCTGTAAGTGCAAATATAGAATGTGTAACAGTCAAAAATGAGTTTACCCAAACCCATGACTTTTCAAAAAGTACCTATAAAATAGATTCAATAAAAGAGCTAACTAAACTTTTAGAAGAGATGAATTAA